Genomic DNA from Salvia miltiorrhiza cultivar Shanhuang (shh) chromosome 1, IMPLAD_Smil_shh, whole genome shotgun sequence:
TTCAAGAGCAATGATAAAAGCGAGAAGCTCCGCTTCGAACGCCCAACCATGACCAGCAAAGAAATGAAAGCAACCAATAATCGAGCTAAAATCACGAATAATCCCGCCAGCATGAATATGGAGAGGCGAACCATGAATAGAACCATCAATGTTAATCTTCCGCcaaggatgaggaggaggaaaCCAAAAAACATAGATGTAAGAAGTAGGACTCCAGGGTCTACCTGGCACCCCAAGACCAAGAAGAACAATCAACTCCTCCACCGAATTAACCATCTCGCTCAAACTGAAACGAGACGCCTCCAGGATAAAAGCTTTGACCTCACTGCAGAAATAGGAGCCTCCTTAAACACCACCTGGTTCCGAAGATTCCAAAGACTCCAAAAAACAGACATGGCACCAACACGCCAGAGATTGGTCACCTGCTTGCTAGCAGGTATCCTCATCGCCCAGATGACAAAACTATCAATATCTAAGATCGAAGAACCCTCCAAACTAAACCAAGAGAAGAGGGAGCTCCAAACATGTCTAGCAACCGCACACTCCCAAAAAAGGTGATCAATGTCCTCCCCAGCTTCTCTGCAGAGCGGGAACCACCCAGGACCCATAAACCCATGGCAACGCATCGAGCTGGCCGTTAGAAGATGACCCAGAATAACCCGCCAAGTAACAATACATCTGCAAACCGGGATAAACGACACCCAAATCCATTTACCCCAATCTACCACTGGaaatagggctgtaaacgagccgagccgaaccgaatactagcaggctcgagctcggctcatttaaatattcgggtgtttgAGCtcagctcgagctcgattcgagcatttatcttgatgatcgagctcggctcgtcacccacttactaagctcgagctcggttcgagttcggctcgggtgatgctcgataatgtcgaattcgaaATCGAGCatgagctcggctcgttagatgttctTATATATGATGTTtaagctcgaatttgttataaatttgagaaaatcttcttaattaatatgttactcgagttcgagttcgactcgtttaaggctcgtgtactaactcgattgaaggctcgactgaaggttcgtgaacaggctcgcgaacatgtttgcgaacaatcgaattcgaacatgtttgcgaactcaacgagccgagcactgtcaggctcgagctcggctcgataaaattttcgagctcgaaatcaggctcgagctcggctcgtttattatcgaatcgagctccgaacgagtttttttcgagccgaatctcgaatagcttgcgaatagctctgttcatttacaaccctaacTGGAAAGCTAGGACGCAGATGGTCCATGGCCAGAGAAGAGGAGACTTCCCCAAAGTGCGAATGAGTCCAAGCCCGACGATCCTCAACTCCACCGATAGGGACCGAGACAATGTCAAAAGCAATGTCTGGAAACTCCAGCAAAAAATCCAAAGTGAAATGCCAGGAGCTATCAAAGAAATAGTCTGAAATCGGTTGCATGAGATACGGATGGACAGCACTAGGAATCCCTATTCTGTCAATGACCCTATAACCCAACCAATTATCCATCCAGAATAAAATGGAAGAGCCCGAGCCGATGGAGCAATGAGTATCACTAATCAGGGAACTAACAGAGTCTCTAGCACCCAACCAAATCGTAGAGGTAAACCAAGAAGAACGAGGCCGAAAGCAAGAATCCAAATACCATTGGCGGAACAATTGAAACCCAAGGAATCCGAAGTAATCAGCAACCAACCCAACCTAAGCATGAAGCTTTGACTGATGTGAGTGAAGGATTTGACGTTCAGCCCACCTTGCGCTTTAGGAGCACAAACCCGATTCCAAGCCACCAAAGAATTCGGCTTGGAAGTAGTGCTGCCCGTCCAAATAAAGGAGCGACAGGCATGATCCAAATTATGCGGCAGCTTCATCGACCACTTGTAGATCAATATACTATGAACCGCCACACTCTGAATAACCGAAGTGACCAAACAAAGATGGCCCGCCATGGACGACTGCATGCCCTGCCATCTAGGGAAATGTGCAATAAAGCGGTCCCGGATGCAGGCCAGACGAGCAGAGGAGGCCCGACCAGCAAAAATGAGGACCCCCAAATAGATAAAAAGCAAAGAGCCAGTAGAGAAGCACATGTCCCTCTTCAAACAACGTCGCATCTGGAGAGAAACCCTTGCAAAAGAAAACCGTGGACTTGTCCTTGTTGCAAAACTAACCAGAGACGGAGGCATAGATTTGAAGAATACAATCAGTCATCTCCCCTTTTAACGatatcaaaaagggggaaatagAAAAAGGCAAATAAAAAGCCTTTAGAGACTGAAACTGGTAAAGCCGTAAGATCATCAGAAGACTAGGAGGAAGACATACCAAGAAGGCCACGAACCAATGGAAAGCAAGTGCGGAAGAAACGAGCATAGGAacaagaagatgaagatgaagaacaACTCCAAACAAGTAGACTGATGGAGAGCAAGAGCACAAACTTTAGTTTGtgtttgtttatgtttttagcTTTTCTGTATTTGCCCTGTGCAGTGtatgttcttttgaaattgATAGCTAATCAATTATTCAAGATTATATAAGAAAAGAATTGCTCCATCAACCTGATGACAGCAACTCCTTGTCCAGGCTTTGTGTTTATTCTCTCTTTAATGATTATCATGCATTTGATCTGTTGCCTCAATGAGTTGTGTGTTTGTTTGAGTTGTAATCTGTTCAGCTACTCATGTTGCTTTGACTACAAGTCATAGGATCATAATGTTCAGGGGGAACTGATTTAACTCCCTTAGAAACATGTTTCAGTCTCCTTACTTTCATAACTTTTgtaaggttttggcatcatcaaaaatggggaaattattggaaaatagaagaaatatctGACTCCAGTTTTGATGATCTCAAAACCCTTAGACTTAGTTTCTCTAGACTAGACTTCATGtttgaactcaactgttagagTTCAGTTTCTTGACTAGAATGAAGGTAATTGATAGATATAGTTTCCTGGCGATAAAGATCGAAGAAACGAAAGACTGAAGACCTTGAAGATCAAAGCTCGACTAAAGACTGATCAACTGAGGAAAGCTACTGGATAGAAAGGACAACCCTACTGAAGTCAATGACTGGTCAAGTAAAAGATTAAAAGCACAACTGATTGATGAAACTTTATCAGTCGACTCTTGTCCTCAGACTGAAGCTCAGAGATCTGCATTAAATGCTCCTGTAACGGCATTAAATGCATCAAATTTGAAGATCGTCATTTCCAGTACGCCAACTTTCTGTTTTTGTGCCAAAGTACTGACGCACCATGCTCCTAGGACAAAGAGGACTCAAACTCTTAACCAATTAGGAGCGAAgcagattgaagcctcagcccaaagtACGGAATGTCTCACAACGgcaaaaatcctaaaaatcatctctccaatggatctattcaagacttcgcctataaaaaGAGCTCGAGGAAAATCTTCAATCTGGGGATGACCGATTcgaagacatacgctgaagctctgtcaaattAAAGAGCCAGTATCACCATAGATAGATAAACTTCGTTTCAAAAAAGAGAGTAATTCattgttgtaaaatcagtctagtTGATTATTAAAACTCTCTTAATAGACTAGGCATCTCACATTATATCTTTAgcttaatataaattaattgagAGCTTGTTCTCAGTAGTCTAAGTTGGAAGTGTTCAAACCTATTTTCAAACAAGAGAAAAGTGTGTTTGAATGTTTGTTTAGTACCAAGAAACTAAACAGATGGTTCATTGGCACCAGTCAAgccaagtggttgttgtttagtaccaggaAACTAAACTGTTCATTCCCTTGGCACCTTTAGTACCAGGAAACTAAACTAGACGGTTACCTTGGTACCAGTTAAACTAAGAGGGAGCATATTAAAGGTTCTGTCTCTAATTACCTTAGCATTAGCTGAGTGGGCACGACAGTGTCAGGGCGTGCTAAGTGTTAAATC
This window encodes:
- the LOC131023320 gene encoding uncharacterized protein LOC131023320; this encodes MGPGWFPLCREAGEDIDHLFWECAVARHVWSSLFSWFSLEGSSILDIDSFVIWAMRIPASKQVTNLWRVGAMSVFWSLWNLRNQVVFKEAPISAVRSKLLSWRRLVSV